Part of the Capillibacterium thermochitinicola genome is shown below.
GCGAACCGGGATGGAAGCCCAAGTCTATGTCAGTACGGCCGCCAACGGCGCAGAGATTTTATAGGATTGGGGTGAGAAGCATGAAAGTGCTGGTGGCCGGAGGGGCCGGTTATATAGGCAGTCAAGTTGCATTAGACCTGGCCCGGGCAGGGCACGAACCGGTGGTCCTGGACAATCTCGTCAAGGGACACCGGGAAGCCGTTCTGCGGGGGACTTTTGTGCAAGGGGACATCAACCAGTTTGATCTGGTGACAGAGTTGATGACGAAAGAAAAGATCGAGGCGGTGATTCATTTGGCCGCCCATAGTTTGGTTGGGGAGTCGGTGCATAACCCGGCCAAATACTTCCGGAACAATATCGCCAATGGCCAAGTTTTATTGGATGCGATGGTGGCCAGTGGAGTGAAATATATTGTTTTTTCGTCAACCGCCGCCGTCTACGGGGAACCGGAACGGGTTCCCATTCCCGAGGATCACCCGAAAAACCCCACCAATCCCTACGGCTTTTCTAAATTGACCTTTGAAGGAATGCTCCGCTTTTACGAGGAGGCTTATGGCTTGCGGTATATCTCACTGCGTTACTTTAACGCGGCTGGTGCCGATCCGGAAGCGGAGATCGGTGAAGACCATGACCCGGAAACCCACCTGATTCCCATCGTCCTAAAAACAGCTTTGGGAGTTAGGGAGCATATCCAGTTGTACGGGACGGACTATCCGACCCCGGACGGGACTTGCATCCGCGACTATATTCATGTGGCCGATCTTTCCCAGGCCCATCTGTTGGCCTTGGAAGCCCTTGCCGGCGGGAAGGAATCGACCATTTATAACCTGGGCAATGGCCAGGGCTACTCCAATAAAGAAGTGATCGAGACGGCCCGCCGGGTGACGGGGAAAGAGATTAAGGTCATCGATGCGCCGCGGCGGCCGGGGGATCCGGCGGTTTTGGTTGCGTCGTCGGCGAAGATCCAGGCGGAACTGGGTTGGAAACCGAAGTATCCGGAGTTGGACCGGATCATCGCGACTGCCTGGCGGTGGCACCAGCGACATCCTTATGGGTATTAATGGTTGTGGAAAAAAGATGTGCAGCTGGCGGAAGAGTAATATTTGTTGGATATACCGAAAGCGGTGGGCATGTCGTAACCAGGCACAGACTAGCATTAATGCCGAGTGCCCATCCGGAAAGCTACCGACAACTCGGGTCCGGCGCCGTATTTCTCTCATTAAACGTTCAGTTATCCCGGTTTGCCTCGTTCCGTGGTGGTATGTAACGAAGGGGAGGACGAAAAAAAAAACAGCCTAAGTTTTTTAATGTGGCTGTTTCAATAATAGCTATTTCAATTCCAAAGGGAGCAGCCATTTACTCCTCCCCAAACTCATAGGTCTTGAACTTTAAGACCCGGCAGTTTTCGGTTACAGTGCGGACTGTGTGTTCTCCGGCGCCTTTGGGGATGATGGCCTGAATCTCCAGGGTCACTGTTACCTCGGCGCCCTCTTCTAATGTTAAATGTTGAATAACATTTTCGGCAATCGTCCCGGCATCCCTCCCGACCCGGTGCGGGTCAAGCACAGCCTCCCCATAAAATCTCTTCGCTTTTGGTTTTATCTCCTCTTCCTTTTTCTCATCAGTTTCCCCTGTCTCCCTCGTTGATGGAGGGTCTTTAACCTCTTCTGTCGTTGAGCCGGGCCCTTCTGATTCCTGCTTGGTTTCTCTTTCTATCTGTTCTTTTGCCACCTCCGGTTTAACAAGCACCGCTTCGCGGTCAATAACAATATTGTCAGTACTGGTTCCAAACTTTAAACCTAGATACCTTCCGTTTTCATCGACCCGTGCGGCATAGGCAAAAAAGTCTTTACTTGTTAGCCCCTCCTTGATGGTATCCAGTAAAACATCGGTATCAACCAGTCTTGGCAAATACAGGTAGGTGCTGAAATAATCCCATAGTTGTTTCAGATTGATATGGGGTTGATCTTTCCAGAGATATTTATCAAGCTCCATTCGTAATAACGCCGGCGACCAGCGGGTGATGATCTGTTCGTCCGCCTTTAGTTTTGCAGCAGCTTTCTCAGGTAATGTACCCCTTGCTCCGTTCAACCGGGTTACATTCCAGGTAACTTCGTAATGGGCCGGGTTCTCCTGGGTGGGAACCAATAACCAGTTAAAGGTCTCCTCCATCCTCGTTTGCACCATCGTGCTAGCATTCTTCAAGCCCAGTTCCACTTGTTTCAGTTGGAAAGTGTCCAGGTTCAGGTTTTCCCGGTCCGCCTCAATCGACTGCCAGGCCAGGAACTGCCGGACCGCCTGTTCCAGTTCGACCAGGCGGTTCCGGTCGGGGGCGATAAAAACCAGCATGTTTTTGTACAGGCGCGGACTGGAGCCCCTTTCATCCAGGATCTTTTGGGCTTTGTCGAGGGCGGTCCGCTCCCCGCTTTTGGCGGAATACGGTGCGTCCGGGCCGAGAATAACCAGGCGGACTGTTTGTTCATCAAGGACATCGTTGGACACGGACGGAGCGATATGGACGGCGCCAAATTCACCCCGGGGACAGGTTTTGCGTAACTGTTCAATGATGAACTGCTCGACTTCTTCCGGCCGGTACTGGACCGCTCGGTCGGCGGCAATCCGGTTGACACTGGGTCTTGTATCGAACCAATAGCGGTTGCCGTCGCCAAAAAGGTAAGTGAGTTGCTCACTCAAACGGCGCAGGGCATCCCCAAAAATGGCCGGGACTTCGCCCGGTTGGACACAGCCGAGTTTGATACGGACCTCCTCAATGCCGCGGACCCGTTGGGCGGCGACGGAGGGGGCGCTTCCCACGAAGATCGTCCGGGTCACCCGGCGACAGGCGGAATAACGGCCCAGGTTGGGGTTGTCCCGGTCCAGGGCAAGCGGTTTGCTGGCCACGCCGTCCACATCCGTATCGATAATCGGTCCCCAGCCGTCGGGCAGATGTCTGGTAATTTCAAAGTGCACAGCCGACGAATCAAGGGGGATGGTCCCCGGCATAATTAGGAGCGAACGGTCCTGCCGCTCCCACAAGTCATGGATTACGGCCGCCATTAGGCGCAAAATCCCCCGCGTACGCTGAAACCTTTCCAGAGTGGACCAGTCCTGGTATAACCGGTCAAAGAGTTCCGGGTGGATGGGATAGGCTTCTTTTAAACGCCGCTCATAATCCCCTTCTAGACACTCGCTGGGGAAGTCCCCCCGGTTTTGCCGGTACATGTCGGCAAAGGCCCGGCAGACCGCGTCACGGGCCGCATAGTCGGTGATCGGTTCAAAAAGCCGCCGGCGTACAATGGCAAAGCTCTCTTCAGCACTGGCCGGTTTCCAGACCGCCTCAATCCGGCCAAAAGTATTGCGGATGCGCTCCAGAGCCGCCCGGCCTCCCTCACCGCCGATTTCAATGTCGGAAGCGGGGATACTGGCCACCACCATTGCCCGGGGCGAACGTTTCGCCGCCTCGGTTAAAGCCTGGGCAAAAGTCATATTGGCTTCAAAGGAGCCGGCGGGCAGACCGTCGACATGATAAAGCTGCCGGGCGTAAGCGACCCACTCGTCGATTAAGACCAGGACCGGACTGTAGCGGTCAAAGAGTTCTTTTAAAGTATCCGAACCCGGACTGGTGCCGGATTGATCATTCTCCGCCACCAGGTTATAGCCCTCAACTCCGCCCAGTTGGTAGGCCATTTCGCCCCACATGGTGTTAACGGTTATTCCTTCCGGTTTTTTCGCGCCGACCGCCGGGTTTAGTTTGGTGCCGACGAGCACCGCCCGGTTCGCCTTGCACAATTGGGTGACGCCGGAATTTTGCAAAATCTCTTCCATACCGAGGGCTTCGCCTCCGGTCAGATTGCCGCTGAACAGATGATAGAGGGCAATCATGGAGTGGGTTTTCCCCCCGCCGAAATTGGTCTGCAGTTCGACCACCGGTTCGCCGCCGTTTCCGGAGAGCCGCTTCAAGGCCAGCGTGAGAAGGTGGGAGAGTCCTTCCGTGAGATAAGTCCGGCGGAAGAACTCCTGTGGGTTCTTGTACTCGTCCTCGGCTTCACCGGTGATCACTTGGGCCAGGTCGGCGGCAAACTCTGCCTGCTGGTACCGGCCGCCGGCCACGTCTGGGTGGGGAGTGGCCACCTCCCGCCACGGCTTTAGTCCCGCCAGGGTATGGGTTTGGGTGGCAACTTCCGTTTGTTTTTTTAATTCCCGTTTGGTTTCTTCCTCATAACGGATTCGCATGAGTTGGCGGAGGAATTTCCGGATACTTTCTGCTTCCGGTGCGGAGATCATTTCCAGGAGACGCATCATGGTGTCAAAGGCCCGGTAGGTATCTTCCAAAGTAAAAGGCTGCTGGTGAGCCCACCGGTTTCGGACCTCCCGCAGTTCGCTTACGTAAGAGCGCCCGACATGCCCCAGCTTGTTCATGAAGACCTTGTTCCAGTTTTCCCACATGACAACCAGCAAGGCTTGAATATCCAAAGCTGCCAAGCGTTCCGTCTCTGTTCCGGACATGGTTTGTGCTTCGAGTCCGATTGCTCCGGTTAAGGAAGGTTCAACCCCTTGTTGCCACCAATCGTTTTTATAAAAGGCTTTCAGTTCCCGGTAGATAAATGGTAACAGACCTTTGCGGAGGATCTTTAGGGCCCTCCCGACCCGTTCGTAATTACTCAGCGCCATCTGTTGTACCTCCTTCCCCCGTATTGAGGGCTAAAGCACCTTGTTGTTGCTGTTTATACTTATTTATAATAATGCTGCGCAGGCGAGGCCAACTGGTGACCAGGGTGTTGTAGGCCAGCGCCTCCTGGGCCCATCCTTTGCGTTCGCAGATCGAGTACAGATAATAGGAGAGACTCCGGGCTCCTTCGCTCAAGGCCCCCAATTTTTCCAGCCAAAGCGCGGCGGCGGATTCGCCCTCTTCCATCAGGACCCGGGTTAACTGCTGGGTTACTTCCCAGACGGTCGGGGAATTTTTCAAAAAGTCCTCCAGGGGAACGGGGAACTCCTCCCGCCTTAACAGACGGACTTTCCCGGCTTTCGCCTCTAGAAAACCGCGATCAACCATCCTTTGGATACTGGTGTTCTTGGCTTTGGAGAGGGTTTCCGCCGTGCCAAACAGACCCTCCTTATGCCCCATCTGTTCAAACCAGGCAACCGCCCAGCGGGTTTCCGGGTCGTATTCCCCTTCCTGTTCGGCGAGGAATTCATCCAGGAGTTGGTTAATGATTTGCAGGGCGGTACGCACCGGCATCGGTGATCCGTCCGCCTCCAGGACTTGAGCGTACCGGGAAAAGACGGCCATGCCAGGGCCAATCGCCGCCTGTGCCAGGTCGACCGGGGCAATATTTCCCTGCTGCAGTTGGCGCAAGGCCTCCGGCAGCTCTTTTTTCAGGGCGGTGATCAGTTCCCGCCGGGAGATGGACGGCGCGTTCTCCGGACGGGGCCGGCAGACGAGAACGATGGAGGAAGCGAGGGCGTTTGCGCCTCTGGCCACAGTACGGTTACTTAATTCGCTGCGCATGGGCCAGGTGCCAGTAATGCTAAATCCCGCTTCAACTAAACCTTCCAGCATGGTTTCCCAACCGGTTGAGGCAATAGGTGAAGTGCCATTTTTACCATCACTATCATCAACTTCAGACTGTTTAAAGGCATAATAGAGGGTTAATGGATAATCAGGATGATGATTCTCCCGCATACGGGTAAAGACTCTTTCCAGACCAGTTTCAAAGAATTCTTTCGCTTTTTCTTTGCTGCCATCAAAACGATAGGGAGTAGCTACCAACTCCTTTTCTTTCGGTGTCAGGAGAGTACTTAAAACTGATGGAAACATGTTCTTTAACGAACGGCGGAGCCAGATGTAAAAGAAGTCAGACAGATCAGCGTACCCGATGTTATCGTAATAAGGAGGGTCGGTGGAGATAAGCGGCTTATTTATTAACGTGATAGCTTCGACAGCATCATATTGTTGAGCGTATCCCGGTTCGGTACAAGGGGAAGATTCGACAACTTTTGCCACCCATTCAATAGCGCCCAAAAAATTCCCTGTTGAAGCACTAAAGGGATTACCTTCGGCATAATCCCATGTCATGGGGATGGCTTGACGGGCAAAGGTGTTGCGGATTTTGGTATATCCAATATCCCATGAACAAATAGAAGAACACCGATCTGCCAATCTATTGACCCCAAAAGCCAAATAAACACAGACTGCCTCCGCATACGCCCGTGCCCCACTTCCTCCTTCTTCCAGACCAACCACGTCATCCGGGTAACCGGCGGCAACCGCGTCGTGATAGATTTTCTCTCCGGCCTCCGTCACCAGATCGCTAAAAGTGGTCAGGGCGGTGAGTTGTCGGGGGGTAAAAAGGTCGCCAAAATTTACCATTCCATAATTAGGTGTTTTAAAGTCTCGTGGGTTGTAGGGTAATTCCTGGTCAGGTTTCCAACTTGGTTTTAATCCAGCTATAATTGAAGCGTGTTTATCATCGGATGATAAATATACTCGCCGGTTATTACCTTCTGCAACGATCGCCATTAATTGACTACCCATCCGCCTGGCCTGCCCTTCTTTTCGTATATGCGCGAAGGGAACGGGCGAATTACAGAAGATGCACTTAGCGCCCTGTCGGTTCACTGTGCCTTTTGGAGGGGCTCCATCACCGGTTCTAACCTTAAAGCACACTTCTTTTTTTTCCTGGTCGATAACCGGTTGGGCCCAGGCTTTTTCCCCTCTCTTCGTTGACAACCAAAAGGAACTTACTAATGGCATTCTTACGCCGCAGGCCGGGTTGGGGCATTGCACCGTCCTCGCCCACAACCAGGCAATTACGGTCGCTTCCCCGCCGCCATATTCCGGAGGGAGCTTGACTTTGGGGTAAAGATGACCGATGCGTTTTTCTGCTTCCTCCCGCATCCATTCACCATAATAGCGAATATCGGCGGCGAGACCCTGTGCTCCCGGCCAACTGCCTTTACTCAGTTCTGAGGAGCGGGCTTGGGGGTTGACCGGCAGTCTTCCGGCAAATTTCGGGGGGATTTCGATTAAGGCCTTCGTGATCATAACCGCCACCGGGTTTAGGTCACTACCATGGGCTTCGAGGCCGAGCCTTTGGGCTTCCAAGGGGATAGAACCCCCGCCGCAGAAAGGATCCAGTACCGGCGGGGGATTGCCGCCCGTTGATTTTAAAATTTCTTCTCTTGCTCTATTAAGTACCTTTTCATTGTTGATGTTTTCCCATTTCACCAGGTCTTCAATGATTTTGAACAACCTTTCCCGTTCTTCTTGTTGCTCTGCTACAGAGGGGAATTTCTCAGGGTGAACGGAAGGATCGTCCACCAAGGAAGCGAATAAAACCGCCCGGCAGGTAGACAAGGGTTTACGTGACCACCAAAGATGGAGGGTGGAAGGGTGCCCGTGCCGGATGGATTTTTCCCGGGCGGATTCGCGGTTGATAGTCTCAAGGGGAAGCGTGACTTCGATTAGTTTTTTCTTAACAGTCATGGTTTGAGGCTCCTTTTTTATAATAACGGTCCGGTGGCTTTTGAAAGCAAATCTGTCAGGGA
Proteins encoded:
- the galE gene encoding UDP-glucose 4-epimerase GalE gives rise to the protein MKVLVAGGAGYIGSQVALDLARAGHEPVVLDNLVKGHREAVLRGTFVQGDINQFDLVTELMTKEKIEAVIHLAAHSLVGESVHNPAKYFRNNIANGQVLLDAMVASGVKYIVFSSTAAVYGEPERVPIPEDHPKNPTNPYGFSKLTFEGMLRFYEEAYGLRYISLRYFNAAGADPEAEIGEDHDPETHLIPIVLKTALGVREHIQLYGTDYPTPDGTCIRDYIHVADLSQAHLLALEALAGGKESTIYNLGNGQGYSNKEVIETARRVTGKEIKVIDAPRRPGDPAVLVASSAKIQAELGWKPKYPELDRIIATAWRWHQRHPYGY
- a CDS encoding Swt1 family HEPN domain-containing protein, encoding MALSNYERVGRALKILRKGLLPFIYRELKAFYKNDWWQQGVEPSLTGAIGLEAQTMSGTETERLAALDIQALLVVMWENWNKVFMNKLGHVGRSYVSELREVRNRWAHQQPFTLEDTYRAFDTMMRLLEMISAPEAESIRKFLRQLMRIRYEEETKRELKKQTEVATQTHTLAGLKPWREVATPHPDVAGGRYQQAEFAADLAQVITGEAEDEYKNPQEFFRRTYLTEGLSHLLTLALKRLSGNGGEPVVELQTNFGGGKTHSMIALYHLFSGNLTGGEALGMEEILQNSGVTQLCKANRAVLVGTKLNPAVGAKKPEGITVNTMWGEMAYQLGGVEGYNLVAENDQSGTSPGSDTLKELFDRYSPVLVLIDEWVAYARQLYHVDGLPAGSFEANMTFAQALTEAAKRSPRAMVVASIPASDIEIGGEGGRAALERIRNTFGRIEAVWKPASAEESFAIVRRRLFEPITDYAARDAVCRAFADMYRQNRGDFPSECLEGDYERRLKEAYPIHPELFDRLYQDWSTLERFQRTRGILRLMAAVIHDLWERQDRSLLIMPGTIPLDSSAVHFEITRHLPDGWGPIIDTDVDGVASKPLALDRDNPNLGRYSACRRVTRTIFVGSAPSVAAQRVRGIEEVRIKLGCVQPGEVPAIFGDALRRLSEQLTYLFGDGNRYWFDTRPSVNRIAADRAVQYRPEEVEQFIIEQLRKTCPRGEFGAVHIAPSVSNDVLDEQTVRLVILGPDAPYSAKSGERTALDKAQKILDERGSSPRLYKNMLVFIAPDRNRLVELEQAVRQFLAWQSIEADRENLNLDTFQLKQVELGLKNASTMVQTRMEETFNWLLVPTQENPAHYEVTWNVTRLNGARGTLPEKAAAKLKADEQIITRWSPALLRMELDKYLWKDQPHINLKQLWDYFSTYLYLPRLVDTDVLLDTIKEGLTSKDFFAYAARVDENGRYLGLKFGTSTDNIVIDREAVLVKPEVAKEQIERETKQESEGPGSTTEEVKDPPSTRETGETDEKKEEEIKPKAKRFYGEAVLDPHRVGRDAGTIAENVIQHLTLEEGAEVTVTLEIQAIIPKGAGEHTVRTVTENCRVLKFKTYEFGEE
- a CDS encoding DUF1156 domain-containing protein, whose translation is MTVKKKLIEVTLPLETINRESAREKSIRHGHPSTLHLWWSRKPLSTCRAVLFASLVDDPSVHPEKFPSVAEQQEERERLFKIIEDLVKWENINNEKVLNRAREEILKSTGGNPPPVLDPFCGGGSIPLEAQRLGLEAHGSDLNPVAVMITKALIEIPPKFAGRLPVNPQARSSELSKGSWPGAQGLAADIRYYGEWMREEAEKRIGHLYPKVKLPPEYGGGEATVIAWLWARTVQCPNPACGVRMPLVSSFWLSTKRGEKAWAQPVIDQEKKEVCFKVRTGDGAPPKGTVNRQGAKCIFCNSPVPFAHIRKEGQARRMGSQLMAIVAEGNNRRVYLSSDDKHASIIAGLKPSWKPDQELPYNPRDFKTPNYGMVNFGDLFTPRQLTALTTFSDLVTEAGEKIYHDAVAAGYPDDVVGLEEGGSGARAYAEAVCVYLAFGVNRLADRCSSICSWDIGYTKIRNTFARQAIPMTWDYAEGNPFSASTGNFLGAIEWVAKVVESSPCTEPGYAQQYDAVEAITLINKPLISTDPPYYDNIGYADLSDFFYIWLRRSLKNMFPSVLSTLLTPKEKELVATPYRFDGSKEKAKEFFETGLERVFTRMRENHHPDYPLTLYYAFKQSEVDDSDGKNGTSPIASTGWETMLEGLVEAGFSITGTWPMRSELSNRTVARGANALASSIVLVCRPRPENAPSISRRELITALKKELPEALRQLQQGNIAPVDLAQAAIGPGMAVFSRYAQVLEADGSPMPVRTALQIINQLLDEFLAEQEGEYDPETRWAVAWFEQMGHKEGLFGTAETLSKAKNTSIQRMVDRGFLEAKAGKVRLLRREEFPVPLEDFLKNSPTVWEVTQQLTRVLMEEGESAAALWLEKLGALSEGARSLSYYLYSICERKGWAQEALAYNTLVTSWPRLRSIIINKYKQQQQGALALNTGEGGTTDGAE